The genomic interval TTCACCCTGGAGCAGATTGAAGGTGCCCTGCGCGATGACACCATCCTGGTCAGCATCATGCACGTCAACAACGAGATCGGTGTGGTGCAAGACATCAACGCCATCGGCGAGCTGTGCCGCTCCCGCAAGATCCTGCTGCACGTGGACGCGGTCCAGAGCGTGGGCAAGATCCCGGTCGACGTGGAAGCGCTGAAAGTGGATCTGCTCTCCATGTCCGCCCACAAGGTATACGGTCCGAAGGGCATCGGTGCCCTGTACGTGCGCCGCAAGCCGCGGGTCCGCCTGGAAGCCCAGATGCACGGTGGTGGTCATGAGCGCGGCATGCGTTCCGGTACCCTGGCGACCCACCAGATCGTCGGCATGGGCGAGGCCTTCCGTATCGCAAAGGAAGAGATGGCGAGCGAGAGCCAGCACATCATGGCCCTGCGTCAGCGTCTGTGGAACGGCATCAAGAACATCGAAGAAGTCTATGTCAACGGCGATCTGGACCACCGTGTCCCGGGTAACCTGAACGTCAGCTTCGCCTATGTGGAAGGGGAATCCCTCATCATGGCGCTGAAGGATCTGGCAGTCTCTTCCGGTTCGGCCTGTACCTCGGCCAGCCTGGAGCCTTCCTACGTGTTGCGCGCCCTGGGCCTGAACGACGAGCTGGCACACAGCTCCATCCGTTTCAGCATCGGTCGCTTCACCACAGAGGAAGAGATCGACTACGCAATCAAGCTCATCTGCGACTCCATCGGTCGTCTGCGCGAGATGTCCCCCCTGTGGGAGATGTTCAAGGACGGCGTCGATCTGAACACGGTCGAATGGGCACATCACTGATCCTTGCCAGCGCGGCAAGTGTTTGGTGAACAACGGAATTAGCAGGAGTTAGATATGGCTTACAGTGAAAAAGTAATCGACCACTACGAGAATCCCCGCAACGTGGGTGGCTTCGACAAGAACGATCCCAGCATCGCGACCGGCATGGTCGGCGCCCCGGCCTGTGGCGACGTGATGAAGCTGCAACTGAAGATCAGCGACGACGGCATCATCGAAGACGCCAAGTTCAAGACCTACGGCTGTGGCTCCGCCATCGCCTCCAGCTCCCTGGTGACCGAGTGGGTCAAGGGCAAGACCCTGGACGAAGCCGCCGGCATCAAGAACACCGACATCGCCGAAGAGCTGGCCCTGCCACCGGTGAAGATCCACTGCTCCATTCTGGCGGAGGATGCCATCAAGGCCGCCATCGCCGATTACAAGCAGAAGAAAGGTCTCTAAGGTCCGGAGAGCAGTATGGCCATTACCATGACAGATGCCGCAGCGGCACGGGTTTCCTCTTTCATAACCAACCGGGGCAAGGGCATAGGCCTGCGCCTCGGCGTTAAGACCACCGGCTGTTCTGGCCTTGCCTATGTGCTCGAGTTTGTGGATGAGCTGGCCGCTGAGGATCAGGTATTCGAGCAGAATGGTGTCAAGATCATCGTCGATGCCAAGAGCCTGATCCATCTGGATGGCACCGAGCTGGACTTCGTCAAGGAGGGCCTCAACGAGGGCTTCCAGTTCAACAACCCGAATGCCAAGGGCGAGTGTGGTTGTGGCGAAAGTTTCAGTGTGTAAGCGGCAAAGCGTCAGTGTCTGAGGCGTTGGTAATAAAAGCGGCTGGACGGGAAGGGCACTTCCCGTCCAGCCGTTCCAACTCTCAAGACGAGTGTGATTGCGGTGCAAGCTTCCTTGTCTGAGGATGTACGATGAATCATTTCGAGCTGTTCGGGCTGGCTGAGGGCTTCGAGCTCGATACCCGCCAGCTGGCAGACACCTACCGCCAGTTGCAGACCCGGTTCCACCCCGATCGTTTTGCCACAGCCCCCGAGCGGGAGCAGTTGGCCGCGGTGCAGCGTGCCGCCCAGATCAACGATGCCTTCACCACCCTCAAGTCCCCCCTGCGCCGAGCCGAATACCTGCTCTCCCTGCGCGGCACCGACATTCGAGGCGAGCAACAGACCCTGCAAGACACCTCTTTCCTGATGCAACAGCTGGAGTGGCGCGAGCGTCTGGCTGACCTGAAAGGGAATGCGAGTCCTGAGCGTGCCATCGAAGATTTTCGTCGCGAGATCAGGCATGATCACCAGTCTCTGATGCAACGGCTGACCGAGGCCCTCACTGCGGGTGAAGATCTGACGGCGGCCGATTGCGTGCGCAAACTCAAGTTTGTCGACAAGCTCCTCGAGGAGCTGGAACGATTCGAAGACTCGCTGTTCGAGTCTTGACCCTCTAACGCTGGAATTGTGATTACCCATGGCATTACTGCAAATCGCCGAGCCCGGCCAGAGCGCCGCGCCTCATCAGCATAAACGTGCCGTTGGCATCGATCTCGGCACCACCAACTCCCTGGTCGCCGCCGTACGCAGCGGCCAGGCCGACACCCTCTGTGACGAGCAAGGGCGCGATCTGCTGCCCTCTGTGGTGCACTATCAAGCTGCCGGGAGCCAGAGCGACGCCATCCGGGTAGGCTTTGACGCCAAGCGTGAAGCCGCCCTCGATCCCCACAACACCATCGTCTCGGTCAAACGGATGATGGGCAAGGCGCTGGCCGACATGGATACCCGTCAGCAGCCTTACGAGTTCGTGGCCGCCGACAACGGCATGCCCCAGATCCAGACCCGCCAGGGGCTGGTCAATCCGGTGCAGGTCTCGGCCGAGATCCTGAAAAAACTGGCCGAGCGCGGCGTCGCCTCCCTCGGCGGCGACCTCGATGGCGTGGTCATCACTGTGCCCGCCTATTTTGACGACGCTCAGCGCCAGGGGACCAAGGATGCGGCCCGGCTGGCCGGCCTGCACGTGCTGCGGCTGCTCAACGAGCCCACGGCCGCCGCCATCGCCTATGGCCTCGACTCCGGTCAGGAAGGGGTGATCGCCGTCTATGACCTCGGTGGCGGCACCTTCGACATCTCCATCCTGCGTCTGCATCGCGGTGTGTTCGAGGTGATGGCCACCGGCGGCGACTCGGCGCTGGGGGGCGATGACTTCGATCACCTGCTGGCGGACTGGATCAAGGCGCAAGCCGGCCTGAGCGGCCAGCTCGAAGCCCGCACCCAGCGCGAGCTGCTGGACGTGGCGGCGGCGGTCAAGCACGGCCTGACGGATGCCGACCGCGTTTCCTGCACCTTTGCCGGTTGGCAGGGGGAGGTGAGCCGCAGCCAGTTCGACGAGCTCATCATGCCGCTGGTCAAGCGCACCCTGCTGGCCTGCCGCCGCGCCTTGCGCGATGCGGGGCTCGAGCAGGTGGAAGTGCTGGAAGTGGTGATGGTGGGGGGCTCCACCCGGGTGCCGCTGGTGCGCGAGCAGGTAGGGGAGTTCTTCCAGCGTACGCCCCTGACCAGCATCGACCCGGACAAGGTGGTCGCCATCGGCGCCGCCATCCAGGCCGACATCCTGGTGGGCAACAAGCCCGATGCCGAGATGCTGCTGCTGGACGTGATCCCGCTCTCCCTGGGTCTTGAAACCATGGGTGGCCTCGCCGAGAAGGTGATCCCGCGCAACACCACCATACCGGTGGCCCGCGCCCAGGAGTTCACCACCTTCAAGGATGGCCAGACTGCCATGGCCATTCATGTGGTGCAGGGAGAACGCGAGCTGGTGGCGGATTGCCGCTCCCTGGCCCGCTTTACCCTGACCGGCATTCCGCCCATGGCGGCCGGCGCCGCCCACATTCGCGTCACCTTCCAGGTGGATGCGGACGGGCTGCTGTCGGTCAGCGCCATGGAGAAATCCTCCGGCGTGCAGGCGGAGATCCAGGTCAAGCCCTCCTATGGCTTGGCGGAAGAGGACATCCTCAGCATGCTGAGCGCCTCCATCGCCAATGCCCAGCAGGACATGGATGCCCGCATGCTGGCGGAGCAGCAGGTCGAAGCCGATCGGGTGGTGGAGAGCCTCAATGCGGCGCTGGCCGCCGATGGCGAAGCGCTGCTGAGTGCCGCCGAACGTGCCGAGATCGATGCCGCGATCAATCACCTGCTGGCCATGCGTGCCACCGGCACAACCAACCAAATCAAAGATGCCATCGAGGCGGCGGATGCCGTCAGTGGCGAGTTTGCGGCCCGTCGCATGGATGCCTCCATTCGCAAGGTGCTGACCGGCCAAAACGTCAACAAGGTGTAATATGCCAAAACTGATCATTCTGCCTCACCCCGAACTCTGTCCGGACGGCGCAGCCCTCGAGGGTGCGACCGGTGAGACCATACTGGACATCGCCCTGCGCAACGGCATCGAGATCGAGCATGCCTGCGAGAAGTCCTGTGCCTGTACCACCTGCCACTGCGTGGTGCGGGAGGGCTTTGACTCCCTCGAGCCGAGCGATGAGCTGGAAGACGACATGCTGGACAAGGCATGGGGACTGGAACCGGAATCCCGCTTGAGCTGCCAGGCCCGTCTGGCGGACGAGGATCTGGTGGTGGAGCTGCCCAAGTACACCATCAACCTCGCCTCCGAGCGTCATTGATTGACCCGCTAATTACACATGAGTGAATTGCGCGTGCAGCATCCCATGGTGTAGTGATGATATGGTGAAGGCCGTACCCCTCGGGGGAACGGCTTTTTTTGTCTCCGTTACCCCGCGTTGTTAATGAATCGTGCCAAGAAAAAAGGAAGCAAGAGAAGATGGCTGACATGATGAAGGTACTGTTATCCGCCCAGGCCGCTGCCGCCGTCTGGGGTGAAGGCGCCCTGCTCAGTTTCAGCGGTGAGGAGACCCTGATCCACCTGGGCGCTACCGTCCAGCAGCAGGATGCCTTGCGCACCATTCAGCGGGCGGCCCGCCGACTCGAATCGAGCGGCATCAAGCGGGTGAGCCTGGCCGGTGAGGGTTGGGATCTGGAGCGTCGTTACGCCTTCGCCCAGGGCTTCTATGCCGCCAAGGGGCAGCGTGAACTGGACTTCGGCGAGCAGAGCGCGGCGCAGGCCCGTGAGCTGGAGGCGCTGATCAAGGCGACCCGCTGGGTGCGCGAGGTGACCAACGGTTGCCCGGAAGAGATCTACCCCATGAGTCTGGCAGAGTCCGCCCTGCTGCTGATCCGCGGCCTGGGTGGCGATCAGGTCACCGCCCGCATCACCGCAGGAGAAGCCCTGCGGGAGGCCGGCCATATCGGGATCTGGTCGGTGGGCCGCGGCAGCGAGCGCGAGCCCGTGCTGCTGGAGCTGGACTACAACCCGACCGGGGATCGCAACGCCCTCGTGGTGGCGGCCCTGGTGGGCAAGGGCATCACCTTCGACTCCGGTGGCTACTCCATGAAGTCCTCTGACAACATGCTGCCGATGAAGTCCGACATGGGCGGTGCCGCCATGGTGACCGGCGCCCTGGCGCTCGCCATCAGCCGCGGCCTCGACAAGCGGGTGAAGCTTATCCTCTGCTGCGCCGAGAACCTGGTCTCCGGCCACGCCTTCAAGCTCGGTGACATCCTCACCTACAAGAACGGCATCTCGGTGGAGATCCAGAACACTGACGCCGAAGGTCGCCTGGTGCTGGCCGATGGCCTGCTGGCGGCCTCCGACAGCGGCGCGGCCCACATTCTCGATGCCGCCACCCTGACCGGTGCCGCCAAGACGGCGCTGGGGCGCGACTACAACGCCGTGTTTGCCCTCGACGAGGGGGAGCAGGCGCGCGCCCTGGCCTCCGCCAAAGCCGAGAACGAGAAGGCCTGGCCCCTGCCGCTGGAACCCTGGCATGTGGGACAGCTCACCTCGGCCTTCGCCGAGCTGGGTAACGTGGCCTCCGCCGAAGGCACCGCCGGTGCTACTACGGCCGCCGCCTTTTTGTCGCGCTTCGTCCGTGACGAGGGCAAGGGCTGGGTGCACCTGGATCTCGCCGCCTCCTATCAAAAGTCCGGCAACGAACTGTGGGCGACCGGCGCCAAGGGCCACGGCCTGCGCACTATAGCTCGCTGGTTGCAGGAGGTGTGTGCATGAACGTCTGGCTGAGCCGTGAATTTGCCGCCCCCGAGTGGGGAGAGGGGGCACTGCTTTCCCATCGCCCCGACGGCATGGTGATCCACCTGGTGACGGCGTCGCCCTTGCTGGACATCCAGCAGGCGGCCCGCCGCCTCTGTGGTCAGGGGATCCAGAAGGTCGCCCTGTGCGGTCACTGGGAGCGCGAGCAGCAGTGGGCCTTCGCCCAGGGGCTGCAGACCCCCAAGGCCGAGGTGGAGCTGCAGTGGGCGACCTCGTCCGAAGAGGACAGGGAGGAGCTGGAGGCGCGCTGGCTGTGCGGGCGCTGGGTGCGCGAGATGACCAATGCGACCCCGGAGCAGCTGGGCCCGCTGGAGCTGGCGGTGGAGGCGGCGGCCTTCATCACCGAGCTGGCGCCGGACAGGATCAGTCATCGCATCCTCAAGGGGGAGGCGCTGCAACAGGCGGGTTGGGTCGGTCTCTATCAGGTTGGCCGCGGCAGCGATCGCGAACCCGTGATGCTTGAGCTGGACTACAACCCCACCGGGGATCGCAACGCCCCCGTGTTGGCGGCCCTGGTGGGCAAGGGGATCACCTTCGACTCCGGTGGCTACTCCATGAAAACCTCCCAGGGCATGCTCACCATGAAGCATGACATGGGGGGGGCGGCCATCGTCACCGGCGCCCTGGCGCTGGCCATACTGCGCGGGCTCGACAAGCGGGTGAAGCTCATCCTCTGCTGCGCCGAGAACCTGGTCTCCGGCCATGCCTACAAGCTGGGTGACATCCTCACCTACAAGAACGGCACCACGGTCGAAATCGTCAACACAGACGCCGAAGGGCGCCTGGTGCTGGCGGACGGCCTTCAGCTCGCCGGTGAATCCGGCGCGCCCCTCATCATAGACGCCGCCACCCTGACGGGGGCCGCCGTGATGGCGCTGGGGGGACGCTACAACGCCCTGTTTGGCCTCGACAAGGGGCTGGTGAGCCGCGCCATGGCTTACTCGGATGCGGAGCAGGAGCCGGCCTGGCCGCTGCCGCTCGAGCCCTGGCACCGCCAGCAGTGCCCGTCCCACTACGCCGACACGGCCAACAGCCGTCCGGTGCCGGGCGGTGGTCCGGGGGGCGCCTCCAACGCGGCGGGCTTCCTCTCCCGTTTCGTTGCCAACGGGGGGCAGGGCTGGCTGCACGTGGATCTGGCCGCCTGTTTCAGCGAGAACGGCGACAACCTCTGGGCGCCGGGGGCCAACACCCTGGGGATGCGCACCATAGCGCACACCCTGCTGGCGGAGACGCGCCGAGGGGCATGACAAGGCGAAAGGGCACCTCGGGGTGCCCTTTTCAGCGGTGCTGGTTATATGAGCAATAGATAGGGTTTTAGCGGGTTAGCGTGACTATCGTGCACAAGCGCACATTTTTTCTCAGTGCCATGGCACAAGATGAGTCACCATGTTGTTTCAAGGAATTATTTGTTTAATAAAAAGTTGCTTTTTTGTGTGTTATTTCGTTTTTTGTTTACGTATAATCGCCGCCGAACATGGATTCCTACAATAAAACTCTGTAGTTAAGGAAAGAACTCAATGGCTATCGAACGTACCTTCTCTATCGTCAAGCCGGACGCGGTCAGCAAGAACCTGATCGGTGCCATCTACAGCCGCTTCGAAAGCGCCGGCCTGAAAGTGGTCGCCGCCAAGATGCTGCACCTGAGCAGCGAGCAGGCCGCCGGTTTCTACGCCGAACACCAGGGCAAGCCTTTCTATGATGGCCTGGTCGCTTTCATGACCTCGGGCCCCGTCATGGTACAGGTGCTGGAAGGGGAAGACGCCATTCGCCGTCACCGCGAAATCATGGGCGCTACCAACCCGAAAGAGGCCCTGGCCGGTACCCTGCGTTCCTGCTATGCCGAGAGCATCGATCGCAACGCCGTGCACGGCTCCGATGCCCCGGCCTCTGCCGCCCGTGAAATCGCCTACTTCTTCTCCGACGCCGAGATCTGCCCGCGCGGCTGATTTTCGTCAGGAGATCATCAAGGGAGCCTCGGCTCCCTTTTGTTTTTTGGTCATTCGGTCAATATCCACTTATTCTCCAGGTGGAAAGGCAGACCCATTATTTGTACAATGCCGCCCCCTGACGTAGGTCAGCCGATAATTTATGAAGTGTGTGAGCTGAGGCCCTTGATGAGCGAAACAAAAACCAACCTGCTGGATCTCGATCGGGATGCCATGCGTGCCTTCTTCGTCGAGCTGGGCGAGAAGCCGTTCCGGGCAGATCAGATAATGAAGTGGATCTACCACTCCGGTTGTGATGACTTCGATCAGATGAGCAACGTCAACAAGGCGTTGCGTGAGCGTCTCAAGGCCATTGCCGAGATCCGCGCCCCCGAGGTGAGCCGCGAGCAACGCTCCGCGGATGGCACCATCAAGTGGGCCCTGCAGGTCGGGGATCAGGAAGTCGAGACCGTCTACATCCCGGAGGCGGATCGTGCGACCCTCTGTGTCTCCTCCCAGGTCGGCTGCGCCCTGGCGTGCACCTTCTGCTCCACCGCCCAGCAAGGCTTCAACCGCAACCTGAAGGTCTCCGAGATCATCGGCCAGGTCTGGCGCGCCGCCAAGATAGTCGGTGGCAAGCGCCCCATCACCAACGTGGTGATGATGGGCATGGGCGAGCCGCTGCTGAACCTCGCCAACGTGGTGCCGGCCATGAGCCTGATGATGGATGATTTTGGTTTTGGCATCTCCAAGCGCCGCGTCACCCTCTCCACCTCCGGTGTGGTACCGGCACTGGACATGCTGGGGGACCAGATCGACGTGGCCCTGGCCATCTCCCTGCATGCGCCGAACGACAAGCTGCGCTCCGAGATCATGCCGATCAACGACAAGTACAACATCGAGGCCTTCCTGGCGGGTGTGCGCCGTTATCTGGCCAAATCCAACGCCAATGGCGGCCGGGTGACGGTGGAGTATGTGCTGCTCGATCATATCAATGACGACATGCAGCATGCCCACGAGTTGGCGCAGGTGCTCAAAGAGACCCCTTGCAAGATCAACCTGATCCCCTTCAACCCCTTCCCGGGCAATCCGTTTGGCAAGCCGAGCAACAGCCGCATCGACCGTTTCTCCAAGGTGTTGATGGAGTACGGCCTGACCGTCATCGTCCGCAAGACCCGCGGGGATGACATAGACGCGGCCTGTGGCCAGTTGGTGGGGGAGGTGATCGACCGCACCAAGCGCACCATGAAAAATCGGATGCAACAGGATGGGATTTCCGTCAAAATGGTTTAACTCGCTAAGCCATTGTATAGACAGGAAATGGATATCCGTACATTGATCGTAGTGGCAGCGCTCTGCGCGCTGCCTGGCTGTGTCACCGAGACCACTTACGCTGGCCAGAATTCGACCCAGCGTGAAGTGGGTCCCGACTTCAAGGCGGCTGCCCAGACCCGTCTCGATCTGGGTATTCAATACCTGCGTCAGGGCAATGCCGAACAGGCCAAGTTCAACCTTGACCGGGCCCTCCAGTACGATCCCAGCAACCCTCAGGTCTATATCGGCTTCGCCTATTTCTACCAGCAGGTATCCGATTTCAAGGCGGCCGAGGAGAACTACAAGAAAGCGCTGTCCATGGATCCGACCAATGCTGACGCTATGAACAACTACGGTGCCTTCCTGTGCAACCGTGGCCGTTTCGAGGAGGCGGAGAAGGCATTCCTGCAGGCGGTCAGCCAGCCAGATTACGTCAAGATCGCCGATACCTACGAGAATGCGGCGCTCTGCTCGATGCAAAATAACAGAAATGACAAGGCCAACGAGTACTATCGTCTGGCCTTGGGGTATAATCCCCGCAATCCAAGGTTATTGCTGGACATGGCCGAGCTTTCCATGAAAGATGGCAAGCTGCCTGATGTGCAGTCTTACCTCGTGCGTTTTGCCGAAGTGGCAGACGAAAACGAGGAGAGCCTCTGGCTCCGGCTGCGGCTGGCCCAGGCCATGGACAAACCGGCATTACTTCACCAATTCGGGACTGAGCTGGTAAGGCAATATCCCACTTCGCAACAAGCCAAGCGTTACTTAGCCAATGACTACTGAACAGCCACACGATTTTCAAGACGACTCCCAGGCAGTGGGCCCAGGCCAGCTGCTGCGCAACGCCCGTGAACAGCTTGGCTGGACACGAGAGCAGGTTGCGTCCCGCATTCACCTTCGTCTGACTCTGATCGCCGCCATTGAGGCGGATACCTACGACAAGCATACGTCCCACACCTTCATTCGCGGCTATCTGCGCGCCTATGCCAAGCTGGTCGGCATTCCCGAGGAGACCATACTCGCGGCCTACGACAAGCTGGGACTGACGCCGCCCGATAACATCGACATGCAGAGCTTCTCCCGTCGCTCCCGTCAGCAAGCCAACGACAGTCGGCTCAAGGTGGTGACCTGGCTGGTGATCCTGGTGTTGATCGCGCTCTCCATCGCCTGGTGGTGGCAGAGCACGGCACGTCGCTCCGCCGGGGATGAAGCCCTGGCGGCGAGTGAGATGGGCACGGAGCAGACGGTGTCGGTCGCCAGCGTGACGACCACAGTGGACGTCGCCGACCCCGTATTGCCCGTGGCCTCCGACGCCGTGGCGACGGAAGTTGTGGTGAGTGACGCCGCCGCCACTGTGCCTGCCGTCGTTGCCGCGACCAGTGCCGCCCTGTCTACCGAGACCTCGGCTGCTGAGGCGACCCAGTCACCGGCAGAGACGGCCGCCACCGAACCTGGCAAGGCGCCCCAGCTCAAGATGAGCTTCACCGCCGACTGCTGGCTGGATGTCAAGGATGCCAACGGCAAGACCCTGTTCAGCGGTCTGAAGAAGGCGAACGACGAGCTTGTGCTGGAAGGACCCGAGCCACTCAGATTCATCATTGGCGCGCCCATGGCGGTCAATCTCGAATATCAGGGCAAGTCCTTCGACATGAGCCGTTACAACAACGGCCGGACTGCTCGCTTCTCACTGCCGCAGGAGTAATCTGTCCGCCATGTCCGCTCACGAATCCCCCATTATTCGTCGTCAATCCAGGCAGATC from Aeromonas rivipollensis carries:
- a CDS encoding IscS subfamily cysteine desulfurase; the encoded protein is MKLPIYLDYSATCPVDPRVAEKMMQCLTMDGLFGNPASRSHRFGWQAEEAVDLARNQVAELIGADPREIVFTSGATESNNLAIKGIAHFYAGKGKHIITSKTEHKAVLDTCRQLEREGYEVTYLEPMPSGLFTLEQIEGALRDDTILVSIMHVNNEIGVVQDINAIGELCRSRKILLHVDAVQSVGKIPVDVEALKVDLLSMSAHKVYGPKGIGALYVRRKPRVRLEAQMHGGGHERGMRSGTLATHQIVGMGEAFRIAKEEMASESQHIMALRQRLWNGIKNIEEVYVNGDLDHRVPGNLNVSFAYVEGESLIMALKDLAVSSGSACTSASLEPSYVLRALGLNDELAHSSIRFSIGRFTTEEEIDYAIKLICDSIGRLREMSPLWEMFKDGVDLNTVEWAHH
- the iscU gene encoding Fe-S cluster assembly scaffold IscU, whose protein sequence is MAYSEKVIDHYENPRNVGGFDKNDPSIATGMVGAPACGDVMKLQLKISDDGIIEDAKFKTYGCGSAIASSSLVTEWVKGKTLDEAAGIKNTDIAEELALPPVKIHCSILAEDAIKAAIADYKQKKGL
- the iscA gene encoding iron-sulfur cluster assembly protein IscA; amino-acid sequence: MAITMTDAAAARVSSFITNRGKGIGLRLGVKTTGCSGLAYVLEFVDELAAEDQVFEQNGVKIIVDAKSLIHLDGTELDFVKEGLNEGFQFNNPNAKGECGCGESFSV
- the hscB gene encoding co-chaperone HscB, encoding MNHFELFGLAEGFELDTRQLADTYRQLQTRFHPDRFATAPEREQLAAVQRAAQINDAFTTLKSPLRRAEYLLSLRGTDIRGEQQTLQDTSFLMQQLEWRERLADLKGNASPERAIEDFRREIRHDHQSLMQRLTEALTAGEDLTAADCVRKLKFVDKLLEELERFEDSLFES
- the hscA gene encoding Fe-S protein assembly chaperone HscA — protein: MALLQIAEPGQSAAPHQHKRAVGIDLGTTNSLVAAVRSGQADTLCDEQGRDLLPSVVHYQAAGSQSDAIRVGFDAKREAALDPHNTIVSVKRMMGKALADMDTRQQPYEFVAADNGMPQIQTRQGLVNPVQVSAEILKKLAERGVASLGGDLDGVVITVPAYFDDAQRQGTKDAARLAGLHVLRLLNEPTAAAIAYGLDSGQEGVIAVYDLGGGTFDISILRLHRGVFEVMATGGDSALGGDDFDHLLADWIKAQAGLSGQLEARTQRELLDVAAAVKHGLTDADRVSCTFAGWQGEVSRSQFDELIMPLVKRTLLACRRALRDAGLEQVEVLEVVMVGGSTRVPLVREQVGEFFQRTPLTSIDPDKVVAIGAAIQADILVGNKPDAEMLLLDVIPLSLGLETMGGLAEKVIPRNTTIPVARAQEFTTFKDGQTAMAIHVVQGERELVADCRSLARFTLTGIPPMAAGAAHIRVTFQVDADGLLSVSAMEKSSGVQAEIQVKPSYGLAEEDILSMLSASIANAQQDMDARMLAEQQVEADRVVESLNAALAADGEALLSAAERAEIDAAINHLLAMRATGTTNQIKDAIEAADAVSGEFAARRMDASIRKVLTGQNVNKV
- the fdx gene encoding ISC system 2Fe-2S type ferredoxin is translated as MPKLIILPHPELCPDGAALEGATGETILDIALRNGIEIEHACEKSCACTTCHCVVREGFDSLEPSDELEDDMLDKAWGLEPESRLSCQARLADEDLVVELPKYTINLASERH
- the pepB gene encoding aminopeptidase PepB, with the translated sequence MADMMKVLLSAQAAAAVWGEGALLSFSGEETLIHLGATVQQQDALRTIQRAARRLESSGIKRVSLAGEGWDLERRYAFAQGFYAAKGQRELDFGEQSAAQARELEALIKATRWVREVTNGCPEEIYPMSLAESALLLIRGLGGDQVTARITAGEALREAGHIGIWSVGRGSEREPVLLELDYNPTGDRNALVVAALVGKGITFDSGGYSMKSSDNMLPMKSDMGGAAMVTGALALAISRGLDKRVKLILCCAENLVSGHAFKLGDILTYKNGISVEIQNTDAEGRLVLADGLLAASDSGAAHILDAATLTGAAKTALGRDYNAVFALDEGEQARALASAKAENEKAWPLPLEPWHVGQLTSAFAELGNVASAEGTAGATTAAAFLSRFVRDEGKGWVHLDLAASYQKSGNELWATGAKGHGLRTIARWLQEVCA
- the pepB gene encoding aminopeptidase PepB — encoded protein: MNVWLSREFAAPEWGEGALLSHRPDGMVIHLVTASPLLDIQQAARRLCGQGIQKVALCGHWEREQQWAFAQGLQTPKAEVELQWATSSEEDREELEARWLCGRWVREMTNATPEQLGPLELAVEAAAFITELAPDRISHRILKGEALQQAGWVGLYQVGRGSDREPVMLELDYNPTGDRNAPVLAALVGKGITFDSGGYSMKTSQGMLTMKHDMGGAAIVTGALALAILRGLDKRVKLILCCAENLVSGHAYKLGDILTYKNGTTVEIVNTDAEGRLVLADGLQLAGESGAPLIIDAATLTGAAVMALGGRYNALFGLDKGLVSRAMAYSDAEQEPAWPLPLEPWHRQQCPSHYADTANSRPVPGGGPGGASNAAGFLSRFVANGGQGWLHVDLAACFSENGDNLWAPGANTLGMRTIAHTLLAETRRGA
- the ndk gene encoding nucleoside-diphosphate kinase — translated: MAIERTFSIVKPDAVSKNLIGAIYSRFESAGLKVVAAKMLHLSSEQAAGFYAEHQGKPFYDGLVAFMTSGPVMVQVLEGEDAIRRHREIMGATNPKEALAGTLRSCYAESIDRNAVHGSDAPASAAREIAYFFSDAEICPRG
- a CDS encoding bifunctional tRNA (adenosine(37)-C2)-methyltransferase TrmG/ribosomal RNA large subunit methyltransferase RlmN; its protein translation is MSETKTNLLDLDRDAMRAFFVELGEKPFRADQIMKWIYHSGCDDFDQMSNVNKALRERLKAIAEIRAPEVSREQRSADGTIKWALQVGDQEVETVYIPEADRATLCVSSQVGCALACTFCSTAQQGFNRNLKVSEIIGQVWRAAKIVGGKRPITNVVMMGMGEPLLNLANVVPAMSLMMDDFGFGISKRRVTLSTSGVVPALDMLGDQIDVALAISLHAPNDKLRSEIMPINDKYNIEAFLAGVRRYLAKSNANGGRVTVEYVLLDHINDDMQHAHELAQVLKETPCKINLIPFNPFPGNPFGKPSNSRIDRFSKVLMEYGLTVIVRKTRGDDIDAACGQLVGEVIDRTKRTMKNRMQQDGISVKMV
- the tapF gene encoding PilW family type IVa pilus biogenesis/stability lipoprotein TapF, with translation MYRQEMDIRTLIVVAALCALPGCVTETTYAGQNSTQREVGPDFKAAAQTRLDLGIQYLRQGNAEQAKFNLDRALQYDPSNPQVYIGFAYFYQQVSDFKAAEENYKKALSMDPTNADAMNNYGAFLCNRGRFEEAEKAFLQAVSQPDYVKIADTYENAALCSMQNNRNDKANEYYRLALGYNPRNPRLLLDMAELSMKDGKLPDVQSYLVRFAEVADENEESLWLRLRLAQAMDKPALLHQFGTELVRQYPTSQQAKRYLANDY
- the rodZ gene encoding cytoskeleton protein RodZ, with the protein product MTTEQPHDFQDDSQAVGPGQLLRNAREQLGWTREQVASRIHLRLTLIAAIEADTYDKHTSHTFIRGYLRAYAKLVGIPEETILAAYDKLGLTPPDNIDMQSFSRRSRQQANDSRLKVVTWLVILVLIALSIAWWWQSTARRSAGDEALAASEMGTEQTVSVASVTTTVDVADPVLPVASDAVATEVVVSDAAATVPAVVAATSAALSTETSAAEATQSPAETAATEPGKAPQLKMSFTADCWLDVKDANGKTLFSGLKKANDELVLEGPEPLRFIIGAPMAVNLEYQGKSFDMSRYNNGRTARFSLPQE